A window of the Bacteroides thetaiotaomicron VPI-5482 genome harbors these coding sequences:
- a CDS encoding DUF3987 domain-containing protein → MEKQSLPQTENLQFQFSFFRNTWSKESTIITLHNLYLQTIGTLWKAQTECYRKLQDRPDRSNEAKMVKDAMPVVIIEGICRPHCSHAAANLEKMSRLAMYDLDHLNERTSAVKALFRALPYVAYTQTSISDRGLKVVVFLDARTPEEYPLAYAICQQTLERIAGHPCDEQCARITQPCSCVWDADAYYNPTPEPYPWREELDTDPSLTNLIKDKRNLPGSNGNPYATSNGSPFPPATEACGYIETFARNFTHYHPWQKGNRHESMLAMGRSARRKGFSKEDLEKLTSVMSVEIVRNGYTLQELRKDLSAGYQYVDLSYAPQETNNSLTILTTDTFRPVSVENELGKEEELSIKNEELRGSTPCIPNQVYDHLPDFLKRAMKPARSKRERDILLLGLIANLSGCLPQVRISFDQRPYSPQLYTLIIAPPATGKGLLTLANMLPREIENYLKGENKRKKDAYDRELTEWERTNQQIKKGTKSSAASPAPMPEPPEYYHLCGAPSTSRNQIIRRLKINGDLGLIICATELDMISGAIKQDYGKHDDVFRAAYHHEPVATDYKVDGELICAEVPRLALCLSGTPSQLTNFIRSLENGLYCRFSIYTCGARWKYRSAAPIKGQEDYITLYKGFGKEVLEMYFFFQQSPTEVTLSDRQWEEHTAYFDCLLNEVASEQADAPGSIVLRGALMVARIASIFTALRKYEGAMQMKEYICTDEDFHASMQIVQTILNHSLLVASSLPGEKMKPQPMQSYFRIRSVVESLPRIFTYKQIKEKALTEGISERSTCRYLKSLIELKYIEKQTDKYIRIKEFTDK, encoded by the coding sequence ATGGAAAAGCAAAGCTTACCACAAACCGAAAATTTACAATTTCAATTTTCTTTTTTTAGAAATACTTGGAGCAAGGAGTCTACCATAATCACCCTGCACAACCTTTATCTGCAAACCATCGGAACACTTTGGAAAGCACAGACCGAATGCTACCGCAAACTACAAGACCGTCCCGACCGCAGCAATGAAGCCAAAATGGTAAAAGACGCCATGCCTGTCGTCATCATCGAGGGCATCTGCCGCCCGCATTGCAGCCATGCCGCAGCCAATCTGGAAAAGATGAGCCGACTAGCCATGTACGACCTCGACCACCTGAACGAACGGACATCTGCCGTCAAAGCCCTTTTCCGTGCTCTCCCCTACGTGGCCTACACGCAGACCAGTATCTCCGACAGAGGCCTCAAAGTCGTCGTATTTCTCGATGCCCGCACCCCGGAAGAGTATCCTCTCGCCTACGCCATCTGCCAGCAGACACTGGAACGCATCGCCGGGCATCCGTGCGACGAACAATGCGCCCGCATCACCCAGCCCTGTTCTTGCGTATGGGATGCCGACGCCTACTACAATCCCACTCCCGAACCTTATCCGTGGAGGGAAGAACTCGACACCGACCCTTCGTTGACCAACCTGATCAAGGATAAAAGAAACCTTCCGGGCAGCAACGGCAACCCTTATGCCACCAGTAACGGCTCCCCCTTCCCTCCCGCTACCGAAGCCTGCGGATACATCGAAACCTTCGCCCGTAACTTCACCCATTACCACCCCTGGCAGAAAGGCAACCGCCACGAGTCTATGCTAGCAATGGGAAGAAGCGCACGACGTAAGGGATTTTCAAAAGAAGACCTTGAAAAATTAACATCTGTTATGTCAGTAGAGATCGTGAGAAACGGCTACACGCTGCAAGAACTCAGAAAAGACTTATCAGCTGGATATCAATACGTTGACCTATCCTATGCACCCCAAGAGACCAACAATTCACTGACAATACTGACAACTGACACCTTTAGGCCTGTTTCTGTGGAAAATGAATTGGGGAAAGAAGAAGAGTTGTCCATAAAAAATGAAGAATTACGAGGATCTACTCCCTGCATTCCTAACCAAGTATACGACCATCTTCCCGACTTTCTGAAAAGAGCCATGAAACCGGCACGCAGCAAACGCGAACGCGATATACTGCTTCTAGGACTGATCGCCAACCTGAGCGGATGCCTGCCACAAGTCCGCATCAGTTTCGACCAGCGTCCTTACAGTCCGCAGCTCTACACCCTGATCATTGCTCCCCCCGCCACCGGTAAAGGACTTCTCACACTGGCAAACATGCTCCCACGAGAAATCGAGAATTATCTGAAAGGAGAAAACAAACGGAAAAAGGATGCCTACGACCGTGAACTCACGGAATGGGAACGAACCAACCAACAAATCAAGAAAGGGACGAAATCTTCAGCAGCCTCCCCTGCTCCCATGCCCGAACCACCGGAATATTACCACCTCTGCGGTGCCCCCAGCACTTCCAGAAACCAAATTATCCGCCGGCTGAAAATCAACGGAGACCTCGGACTCATTATCTGTGCTACCGAATTGGACATGATCTCCGGCGCCATCAAGCAGGATTACGGCAAGCACGACGATGTGTTCCGTGCCGCCTACCATCATGAACCGGTAGCCACGGACTATAAGGTAGACGGCGAACTCATCTGCGCAGAAGTACCGCGCCTGGCACTCTGCCTGTCCGGCACCCCCAGCCAACTGACCAACTTTATCCGCTCTTTGGAAAACGGACTTTACTGCCGTTTCAGCATCTACACCTGCGGAGCACGATGGAAATACCGTTCGGCGGCCCCCATCAAAGGACAGGAAGATTATATCACACTCTACAAGGGATTCGGCAAGGAAGTATTGGAGATGTACTTCTTCTTCCAACAATCTCCTACGGAAGTCACGCTGAGCGACAGACAATGGGAGGAACATACCGCCTACTTCGACTGTCTGCTCAACGAAGTGGCCAGCGAACAAGCGGACGCGCCGGGCTCTATCGTACTCCGTGGCGCACTGATGGTGGCACGCATAGCTTCCATCTTCACCGCCCTGCGCAAGTATGAAGGTGCCATGCAGATGAAGGAATACATCTGTACAGACGAGGATTTTCATGCCTCCATGCAGATCGTACAAACCATCCTCAACCACAGCCTGCTGGTCGCCTCCTCACTGCCGGGAGAGAAAATGAAACCTCAGCCTATGCAGTCATACTTCCGAATCCGGTCGGTCGTAGAGAGCCTACCTAGGATTTTTACTTACAAACAGATTAAAGAGAAAGCACTGACAGAAGGTATCAGCGAACGAAGTACCTGTAGATATCTAAAAAGCCTCATCGAGCTAAAATACATTGAGAAACAAACAGATAAATATATCAGAATAAAAGAATTCACTGACAAATAA
- a CDS encoding N-acetylmuramoyl-L-alanine amidase — protein MRKIDLIVIHCSATRVDRTLTAFDLETLHRRRGFNGTGYHYYIRKDGTTLLTRPIERIGAHVKGFNASSIGICYEGGLDCRGRPADTRTPEQKASLRLLVYQLKQRFSGCRVCGHRDLSPDLNGDGEIEPEEWIKACPCFEVNESL, from the coding sequence ATGAGAAAGATCGATTTAATCGTGATCCACTGTTCCGCAACACGGGTGGACCGGACACTGACGGCCTTTGATCTGGAGACGCTGCACCGACGACGGGGATTCAACGGAACAGGTTATCACTACTATATCCGCAAAGACGGGACAACACTCCTCACTCGTCCCATCGAACGCATCGGGGCACATGTGAAAGGATTCAATGCATCGAGTATCGGAATCTGCTATGAAGGCGGTCTGGACTGCCGGGGACGCCCGGCAGATACACGGACACCGGAACAGAAAGCTTCGCTCCGGCTGCTGGTGTATCAATTGAAACAACGCTTCTCCGGCTGCCGGGTGTGCGGACACCGGGATCTCAGTCCGGACCTGAACGGAGACGGGGAGATCGAACCGGAAGAGTGGATCAAGGCGTGTCCTTGCTTTGAGGTAAACGAAAGCCTGTGA
- a CDS encoding PDDEXK nuclease domain-containing protein: protein MENQNHAFNYAYLLKQVKARVLLAQKKAIYTANEEMLSMYWDIGKLLSESQKQIGWGNNALEKLANDLKNDYPEMKGFSVRNCQFMIQFYNEYNQQLTNTKRAVSYLNNNEIVLPISKLGWSHNITLMQRTKDIKARYWYMIQCLKNGWSRDFLIEAIKQDYYHSHGALASNFDTTLPEIQAKQVKETLKDPYIFDMLTFTEEYDERDIELGLIKHIEKFLVEMGAGFAFMGRQYHIEVSEKDFYIDILMYNAFMHRYLVVELKRGEFQPEYIGKLNFYCSAVDDILCREGDNPTIGLLLCQNKDQIMAEYALRDVHKPIGISDYELGQALPKDIKSGLPSIEELENKLSRDLQDIDNKE, encoded by the coding sequence ATGGAAAATCAAAACCATGCATTCAACTATGCATATCTACTCAAACAAGTAAAAGCAAGAGTACTACTAGCACAAAAAAAGGCGATTTACACAGCCAATGAAGAAATGCTTTCAATGTATTGGGATATTGGCAAACTACTGTCCGAGAGTCAAAAACAAATAGGTTGGGGAAACAATGCCCTGGAGAAGCTCGCCAATGACTTGAAGAATGATTATCCGGAGATGAAAGGATTCTCTGTCAGGAACTGCCAGTTCATGATACAGTTCTATAATGAATATAATCAGCAACTTACAAATACGAAACGGGCCGTTTCGTATTTGAACAATAATGAAATAGTCCTACCTATCAGCAAATTAGGCTGGTCACATAATATAACCTTAATGCAACGCACTAAAGACATAAAAGCCCGCTACTGGTACATGATCCAATGCCTGAAAAACGGTTGGAGCCGGGATTTCCTTATCGAGGCAATCAAGCAAGACTATTACCATTCTCACGGAGCATTGGCTAGTAACTTCGACACCACTCTTCCCGAAATACAAGCCAAGCAAGTAAAAGAGACATTAAAAGACCCCTATATTTTTGATATGCTTACGTTCACCGAAGAGTACGACGAAAGAGATATTGAACTGGGCCTTATAAAACATATCGAGAAGTTTCTCGTCGAAATGGGTGCAGGCTTCGCCTTTATGGGCAGGCAATACCATATCGAAGTATCAGAAAAAGATTTCTACATTGACATTCTTATGTACAATGCCTTCATGCATAGATATCTGGTCGTAGAACTTAAGAGAGGAGAATTTCAACCCGAATATATCGGCAAACTCAATTTCTATTGCTCGGCTGTAGACGATATCCTTTGCCGGGAGGGAGACAATCCGACCATCGGACTGCTACTCTGTCAAAACAAAGACCAGATTATGGCGGAATATGCCTTACGGGATGTACATAAACCTATAGGAATCTCCGATTATGAACTTGGTCAAGCCCTGCCGAAAGATATCAAATCCGGACTTCCCAGTATCGAAGAGTTGGAAAACAAACTTAGCCGGGACCTACAAGACATAGACAATAAAGAATAA
- a CDS encoding smalltalk protein — MKKSLWDMILKVVIAVASAVAGVLGANAMSL, encoded by the coding sequence ATGAAGAAATCCCTTTGGGATATGATTCTGAAAGTAGTCATCGCGGTGGCTTCGGCAGTAGCAGGCGTGTTGGGCGCTAATGCGATGAGTCTGTAA
- a CDS encoding DUF6443 domain-containing protein — translation MKIIIYITALICSLLASPALATETGQISMTNMGLKVTSSPESTLYEGDTWMITARNNFSLNEAEIKNFVPSRISEELRPYVRLSKVEFTSNSDGICNLYFHITADPTDTIRFVIKESPQDFPIEITPAESRHGEISLSDLGLRVTTSIDSHLEYGGQWIVTMENKNHLFTAEIERLVPSRITEDLRRCLRLTGVGISDISSEFVVLFFDVTFETTFPVHFIIKQSPQNIPIEILPIGRDNYISTTNYLDNTRSGGRKEITYYNGLGYPSQKIEVGTSNKNKSIYHPIVYDNLLRDDAKSYLPYAQGSNTEMIDWKFTESLQDFYAFNYKEYTYHFSEKVYEDSPLGRVREVYGPGSDWRSQKASTKFSYLSNFAGNDTLNCLRFEMTEKDNQNMELKVAGNCKSSELSVTRTENEDRQVTLEFKNKFDQVVLSRQIEHNNGSKTNNDTYYLYDEFDNLKAVLPPMVSAQLVSGSSYSSQTSASLAQYAYLYKYDMRNRCIGTKLPGCSWEYKVYDLADRLIFSQTGEQRKRGEWQFALPDAMGRECITGICKNAIDPFNNPILNTCVKCERTNNASLLGYSVTGVALNSATVLTAKYYDDYQFKMQNGTLISNSSLNYEANSEFGERYTTSSQGLQTGNATARLDKNGSVTGYDYTVTYYDYNGRAIQIKSTNHLGGYEKTYTAYNFTGQPVHTKHIHSKSNSELIEETKHSYNHAGRLSETVQIVNEKDSTKMSYLYDDLGNIKSLTRIDGTSTLTTTNTYNIRNWLTSIESPLFSQTLHYTDGPGTPQYGGNISSMTWKANKESITRNYQYSYDKLNRLTSANYSEGSNSMTNTNHFNEQVTGYDKHGNITGLKRYGQTGQSSYGLIDDLSLTYTGNQLKKVTDSATSSAYANGFEFKDGVNLDTEYSYDEDGNLTKDLNKNISDIQYNFLNLPRRIQFKDGSEISYLYSADGTKLQTTHIIAGNTTTTDYCGNVIYENGSRDKLLTEQGYFSIADKKFHYYIQDHQGNNRVVASQDGMIEEVNHYYPFGGIFASNSSVQPFKYNGKELDTKNGLNLYDYGARQYDPVLGRWHTMDLMTEKYYKISPYTYCLNNPILLVDPNGMWPTWGGISRGLSNVFKGTLSFTNGAARAMADNILLGQTSLRETGIYSNASAYNAGQDVGDIISIFAGAAEIVNGFEEAAGGMALSPETAGISLGVTAKGVYDITHGSLMGTSGFMKLFSKKGRVSEGSNNGSGYSKSSGKNEKHSNIDKRQQAANDYSTAKEKYDNLKSKTNKTAKEKKELETLKKQRDHYKKQMDYAGDHDHQRGRGGN, via the coding sequence ATGAAAATTATTATTTATATTACAGCTTTAATATGCAGCTTACTCGCCAGTCCTGCATTGGCGACAGAAACCGGGCAAATATCCATGACCAACATGGGGCTAAAAGTCACATCTTCTCCTGAAAGCACTCTCTACGAAGGAGATACTTGGATGATAACAGCAAGGAACAACTTTAGCTTGAACGAAGCAGAAATCAAAAACTTCGTTCCTTCACGCATATCAGAAGAATTGCGTCCGTACGTGAGACTTTCCAAAGTTGAGTTTACTTCTAATTCAGACGGTATATGCAACCTTTACTTTCACATAACGGCCGATCCGACAGATACGATACGGTTCGTTATCAAAGAATCCCCTCAGGATTTTCCGATAGAAATAACGCCAGCTGAAAGTAGACATGGAGAGATATCTTTATCCGATCTGGGATTGAGAGTAACGACTTCTATAGATTCACATCTCGAATACGGAGGTCAGTGGATAGTAACGATGGAAAACAAAAATCACTTATTCACTGCAGAAATCGAAAGGCTCGTGCCTTCAAGAATAACGGAAGATTTAAGAAGATGTTTAAGGCTCACAGGGGTAGGAATTTCAGACATATCATCCGAGTTCGTCGTACTCTTTTTTGATGTAACATTCGAAACAACATTTCCAGTACACTTCATTATCAAACAGTCACCTCAAAACATTCCAATAGAAATATTACCTATTGGAAGAGACAACTATATTTCCACAACGAATTATCTGGATAACACAAGAAGTGGGGGAAGAAAAGAAATTACTTACTACAACGGTCTGGGATATCCATCGCAGAAAATAGAAGTGGGTACTTCCAATAAGAACAAGAGTATATACCATCCGATCGTTTATGATAACTTGTTAAGAGATGATGCCAAATCGTATTTGCCATACGCACAAGGTTCGAACACAGAAATGATAGACTGGAAGTTTACCGAAAGTCTGCAAGATTTCTATGCTTTTAACTATAAGGAATATACTTATCACTTTTCAGAAAAAGTCTACGAAGATTCACCTTTGGGAAGAGTACGGGAAGTATATGGTCCCGGAAGCGACTGGCGTTCGCAAAAAGCAAGTACCAAATTCAGCTACCTGAGTAACTTCGCCGGAAATGATACGCTCAACTGCCTTCGGTTTGAAATGACAGAAAAAGATAACCAAAACATGGAGCTGAAAGTAGCCGGCAATTGCAAATCTTCCGAGCTATCCGTCACCCGGACCGAAAACGAAGATCGTCAAGTGACATTGGAATTCAAGAATAAATTCGACCAAGTAGTACTTAGCCGGCAAATTGAGCACAACAACGGCAGTAAGACGAATAACGACACTTATTATCTTTATGATGAGTTCGATAATTTAAAAGCGGTGCTTCCACCTATGGTATCCGCCCAACTTGTAAGCGGTAGCAGTTATTCGAGTCAAACTTCCGCATCCTTAGCTCAATACGCCTATCTCTATAAATATGATATGCGTAACCGGTGCATAGGCACCAAGTTACCGGGCTGCAGTTGGGAGTACAAAGTCTATGACTTGGCAGACCGCCTTATCTTCTCCCAAACAGGAGAACAACGAAAAAGAGGTGAATGGCAATTCGCATTGCCCGACGCAATGGGGCGCGAATGTATCACGGGGATTTGTAAAAACGCCATAGACCCATTCAACAACCCGATACTGAATACATGCGTCAAATGTGAACGTACGAACAACGCTTCTCTTCTCGGTTATTCCGTAACCGGAGTCGCACTGAATTCAGCCACAGTGCTTACCGCCAAATATTATGACGACTATCAGTTTAAGATGCAGAACGGCACCCTGATTTCCAACAGCAGTTTGAATTATGAAGCAAACAGCGAGTTCGGAGAAAGATATACGACTAGTTCGCAAGGCTTGCAGACCGGAAACGCGACAGCTCGACTGGACAAAAACGGATCTGTGACAGGATACGACTATACCGTTACTTACTATGATTATAACGGCCGTGCCATTCAGATAAAATCGACCAATCATCTGGGAGGATACGAAAAGACATACACTGCTTACAACTTTACGGGACAGCCTGTGCACACCAAGCATATCCACTCCAAAAGTAACTCCGAGCTGATCGAAGAAACCAAACACAGCTACAATCACGCAGGACGTTTGTCTGAAACTGTACAAATCGTAAATGAAAAGGACTCTACGAAAATGAGCTATCTCTACGATGACTTAGGCAATATTAAAAGCTTAACCCGAATAGACGGCACTTCCACACTGACAACGACCAATACGTATAATATCCGTAACTGGCTAACGTCTATCGAAAGCCCTCTCTTCTCTCAAACGCTACATTATACTGATGGTCCCGGCACTCCCCAGTATGGCGGAAATATCAGTAGCATGACGTGGAAAGCAAACAAAGAGTCAATCACCCGTAATTACCAATATTCATACGATAAGCTCAACAGGCTGACCAGTGCCAATTATAGTGAAGGAAGCAATTCGATGACGAATACAAATCACTTCAATGAACAAGTGACCGGTTATGACAAACATGGCAACATCACAGGACTGAAGCGTTATGGGCAAACCGGACAAAGCAGTTACGGATTAATTGACGACCTATCTCTTACTTACACAGGCAATCAGCTCAAGAAAGTGACAGACAGCGCCACAAGTTCAGCATACGCGAATGGTTTCGAGTTCAAGGACGGTGTGAATCTGGACACGGAATATTCCTACGACGAAGACGGTAATTTAACAAAAGATTTGAATAAAAACATTTCTGATATCCAATACAATTTCTTAAATTTACCACGTCGGATACAGTTTAAAGACGGTAGTGAAATTTCTTACCTATATAGCGCAGACGGAACTAAACTCCAAACTACACATATAATCGCAGGAAACACCACTACAACCGACTACTGCGGCAATGTGATCTATGAAAATGGAAGCCGGGACAAGCTATTGACCGAACAGGGATATTTCTCTATAGCAGATAAAAAGTTCCACTACTACATCCAAGACCATCAAGGAAACAACAGAGTGGTTGCCAGCCAAGATGGAATGATAGAAGAAGTGAACCACTATTATCCGTTCGGAGGAATATTCGCTTCAAATTCATCTGTTCAACCTTTTAAGTATAACGGAAAGGAACTGGATACAAAGAACGGATTGAACTTGTACGACTACGGAGCAAGGCAGTATGACCCGGTATTGGGAAGATGGCATACGATGGACCTGATGACGGAAAAGTACTATAAGATTAGTCCATACACTTACTGTTTGAACAATCCTATCCTATTAGTAGATCCCAATGGAATGTGGCCCACATGGGGAGGAATAAGCAGAGGATTAAGCAACGTCTTTAAGGGTACTCTAAGTTTTACCAATGGAGCTGCACGGGCTATGGCAGATAACATACTGCTTGGACAAACGTCACTCCGTGAAACCGGAATATACAGCAACGCATCTGCCTACAACGCAGGACAGGATGTTGGTGATATCATAAGTATTTTTGCAGGAGCCGCAGAGATTGTTAATGGTTTCGAAGAAGCTGCAGGAGGAATGGCACTCAGTCCGGAAACCGCAGGAATTTCTTTGGGGGTTACCGCGAAAGGCGTGTATGATATCACTCACGGTTCATTGATGGGAACAAGTGGATTCATGAAGCTATTCTCCAAAAAAGGAAGAGTTAGCGAAGGTAGTAATAACGGAAGCGGGTATTCAAAGTCTAGCGGGAAGAATGAAAAGCATTCGAATATTGATAAAAGACAACAAGCTGCAAATGATTATAGTACAGCAAAAGAGAAATATGATAATTTAAAATCTAAAACAAATAAAACTGCGAAAGAGAAAAAAGAATTAGAAACATTGAAAAAACAAAGAGATCACTATAAAAAACAGATGGATTATGCAGGAGACCATGACCATCAAAGAGGTAGAGGAGGTAATTAA
- a CDS encoding HU family DNA-binding protein: MAKVFSFTSVLRKNMMEKDKPDLYYALAKSSGEIDIDEMAERIQRSSTVNWADVVCVLRALQTEMIDSFKKGEIVRLGNIGSFYVTLRSNGVLVQKDVKEGLIKGARVRFRPGKEIKDALKTLDFSKYKPENSEGDKTDPENPKPKPDPDDGDEEAPDPTV; the protein is encoded by the coding sequence ATGGCAAAAGTATTTTCATTCACCAGCGTGCTCCGCAAGAACATGATGGAAAAAGACAAACCGGACCTATATTACGCTCTCGCCAAATCGAGCGGAGAGATCGATATAGATGAAATGGCGGAACGCATCCAGCGTTCGAGTACCGTAAACTGGGCAGACGTAGTGTGTGTGCTGCGTGCCCTGCAGACAGAAATGATCGACAGTTTCAAGAAAGGAGAGATCGTCCGCCTGGGGAATATCGGTTCGTTTTATGTCACTTTGCGCAGCAACGGCGTACTCGTCCAGAAGGACGTGAAAGAAGGATTGATCAAAGGTGCCCGTGTCCGCTTCCGCCCCGGAAAGGAGATTAAAGACGCACTGAAAACGCTGGACTTCAGCAAGTACAAACCGGAAAACAGCGAAGGAGACAAGACCGATCCGGAAAACCCCAAACCCAAACCGGATCCCGATGACGGTGACGAAGAAGCTCCGGACCCAACCGTATAA
- a CDS encoding IS256 family transposase → MRDKALSQLRSGESLTGKDGAFGPLLKEFLEAALDGEMSSHLDDSERLKGNKRNGRGSKRVKTMAGEIDIVTPQDRHSSFSPEILKKRETILADNMSSKIISLYGMGLSLRDISSHIEEMYDVEISHNTLSEIIERIVPKVKEWQSRPLESMYTIVWLDAMHYKVKDGGRTESRAVYNVLAVNKDGHKELIGMYVSESEGANFWLSVLTDLKARGMKDVLIACIDNLTGFAEAISTIFPEVIIQNCVIHQIRNSLKYIASKDQKEFMADLKTVYQAPNKDLAELNLDKLQDKWGKKYPVVLESWRRNWDNLSAYFAYDEHIRRLIYTTNAVEGFHRQVRKVTKTKGVFPNDMALMKLIYLAVMNISKKWTQPLQNWALTAGQLRIKFGERMPLAI, encoded by the coding sequence ATGCGTGACAAAGCGTTATCTCAACTGCGTAGTGGCGAATCGCTCACGGGCAAAGACGGAGCCTTTGGTCCGTTGCTAAAAGAGTTTTTAGAGGCCGCTTTAGATGGCGAGATGTCCTCCCACCTTGATGATTCAGAGCGTCTTAAAGGCAATAAGCGGAATGGTCGTGGCAGCAAACGTGTCAAAACCATGGCCGGCGAGATTGATATCGTGACTCCTCAAGATCGTCACAGCAGCTTTAGTCCTGAGATCCTTAAAAAGCGCGAGACGATTCTTGCGGACAACATGTCTTCCAAGATTATCAGTCTGTATGGTATGGGTTTGAGCCTTAGGGATATTTCCTCCCATATCGAGGAGATGTATGATGTTGAGATCTCCCACAACACCCTAAGTGAGATTATTGAACGCATAGTTCCCAAGGTGAAGGAGTGGCAAAGCCGCCCCCTGGAATCAATGTATACCATTGTGTGGCTTGACGCAATGCACTACAAGGTGAAGGATGGTGGTCGTACCGAAAGTCGAGCTGTCTATAATGTTCTGGCAGTCAATAAAGATGGCCATAAAGAACTGATAGGCATGTATGTATCAGAAAGCGAAGGGGCTAATTTCTGGCTGAGTGTCTTGACCGACCTGAAAGCACGTGGCATGAAAGATGTTCTGATCGCTTGCATTGACAATCTCACGGGATTTGCTGAAGCAATCAGCACTATTTTTCCTGAGGTAATCATCCAGAACTGCGTCATACATCAGATTCGCAATTCATTGAAATACATAGCCTCAAAAGATCAAAAAGAGTTTATGGCAGATTTGAAAACAGTCTATCAAGCCCCTAATAAAGATTTAGCAGAGCTCAACCTTGATAAACTACAAGATAAATGGGGTAAAAAATACCCTGTTGTCTTGGAATCATGGCGACGAAACTGGGATAATCTATCGGCCTATTTTGCTTATGATGAGCATATCCGAAGACTGATTTACACAACTAACGCCGTCGAGGGCTTCCACCGTCAAGTACGAAAGGTGACCAAAACCAAGGGTGTCTTTCCCAATGACATGGCATTGATGAAGTTGATCTACCTGGCTGTGATGAACATCTCCAAGAAATGGACGCAACCGCTCCAGAATTGGGCGTTAACTGCCGGGCAACTACGAATCAAGTTTGGAGAGAGAATGCCTCTGGCGATATAA
- the rpiA gene encoding ribose 5-phosphate isomerase A, with protein MNWENHLIKDLQWSNEIINREAKERVAREIAATAKTGDVIGAGSGSTVYLTLFELAKRIHEEHLYLEVIPASQEISMTCIQLGIPQTTLWDKRPDWTFDGADEVDPDRNLIKGRGGAMFKEKLLIRSSGKTFIIVDPSKLVNILGSKFPIPVEVFPHALSYVEKELRRLGASEISLRPAHGKDGPILTENGNFILDTRFHYIDASLEEQLKTITGVIESGLFINYDIEVVVTR; from the coding sequence ATGAACTGGGAAAATCACCTGATCAAAGACCTCCAATGGTCCAATGAGATTATCAACAGAGAAGCGAAAGAACGTGTAGCACGTGAGATCGCCGCCACAGCCAAAACAGGCGATGTGATAGGGGCCGGCTCCGGTTCCACCGTCTACCTCACTTTGTTTGAGCTGGCAAAGCGGATTCACGAAGAGCACCTATATCTGGAAGTGATTCCCGCCTCTCAGGAAATCTCCATGACTTGCATACAACTGGGCATCCCGCAGACCACCCTTTGGGACAAACGCCCCGACTGGACATTCGACGGAGCGGATGAGGTAGACCCCGACCGCAACCTGATAAAAGGACGTGGCGGAGCCATGTTCAAAGAAAAGCTGCTGATCAGAAGCAGCGGAAAAACCTTCATTATCGTCGATCCCAGCAAACTTGTCAATATCTTGGGAAGCAAATTCCCCATACCGGTAGAGGTGTTCCCGCATGCACTGTCATACGTCGAAAAAGAACTGCGCCGACTGGGTGCCTCCGAAATATCACTACGCCCCGCCCACGGAAAAGACGGTCCTATTTTGACAGAAAACGGAAACTTTATCCTTGATACCCGTTTCCATTATATTGACGCTTCGCTGGAAGAACAGCTGAAAACAATCACGGGCGTTATTGAAAGCGGACTTTTCATCAATTACGACATTGAAGTAGTTGTAACCAGATAA
- a CDS encoding DUF4248 domain-containing protein yields the protein MKELIEEKKFEMRAYDKVELALLYCPGRSAESALKTLMRWIKQCQPLMQALGGIGYNVRRHRFLRQEVEQIVRHLGEP from the coding sequence ATGAAAGAATTAATTGAAGAGAAAAAGTTTGAAATGAGAGCCTATGACAAAGTAGAGCTGGCTCTGCTTTATTGTCCGGGACGTTCGGCAGAGTCAGCTCTTAAAACACTGATGAGATGGATCAAGCAATGCCAGCCGTTGATGCAGGCGTTGGGCGGCATCGGATATAATGTGCGGCGGCATCGTTTCCTGCGTCAGGAGGTGGAACAGATTGTCCGTCATTTGGGCGAGCCTTGA